TCCAATTTTTCCCCCAAAGGCGATGATTATGAATACACCAAGAGAAGAGGAATTTCCGAATTAACGAAAGCTTGGAACACAAAGTGAACATCGAAGATCCCCGAAAGCGTTGATTCCAAGTAGTAAATGACAAATTCTACAACAGGTTTAGCTTGAAGGCACCAGTTTTCAATATGGTACAGTCGTTGAGCACGAGAAACCACATCCGAAGATAAGATAATTGCAGAGTGATCCTGAAGAAAAATAGGTTGATGACTGACAGAGGTATTAGGATACAATTGCAACCAATTCGAAGAGGCATAAGCCTTATCTAAGCGCTCAAAGGAAATAATATTATCTCGATGATTGTCCGTCCAGGTAAAAGGCGAGCCAAAAAGGGGAATATCAAGCAAGCCATTTTCAAGACGTCATTGAATAAATTCAAACCTGCCCGGAATACAATGTTAACCCCCTAATTTATCTAGATATTCAACTTGATTAAAATCCCCTATAAGAAGAATTTTAGGATAATTTGTAATGATAGTTGCAATATCATTCCAAACAGAAGAACGATCCTGCACATGAGGCGCCCCGTACACAAACAGCATGTGACTTATTTCATTATCCACAACATTTGTACAAAAACACAGTACAAAACGACTACAAACTGAAATAGGGGAAATAAGTACATTCGACGACCAAAGCAAAAGTAACCCACCACTTAAACCTTCCACGTCAACCTCACAAACCCCAGGGAAAGAGAGGGAAGACAACTTTTGACAAGCACTAGCTAAAGACACCATAGTTTCCATAATAAACATAATATCTACACCAAAAGAGCGAACTAACGAAGCCAAATAAGGAATCTTAGGGGAGTCCGCATTACCCAAACCCCTACAATTCCAGGAGCATATTTTCACTGATCATCTGGTGGCCCATTAAGGTCGACCACATTACCTAACCCAGCACCATCGTGAGGAACACTATCCAACACCACAGGAGCATCGATCCCCTTAGAACAAGAGCAACATACCCTCTTTTTCACGGGCAAAGCCAAGGAGCAAGAAACAGAAGCAGGTGAGTTTTCCAAGCCTTTCCCCCGCATCCCATCCTAAATTTTACGCTCCACTGGGCAAATATTTCGCACCCATTTCCACACCCTGTCATATGTTCGAGACAACTTCAGAGGAATGGGGTGTTTCCCATTcatagaagaagaagaagactcACCAGAGAAGGTAGACTCGTGGGAGTCGACCATAGATTTCGGTGAGTAGTCCATTGGTGTCGGCTCACTGTCATCATCAACCGACGACTCCGAACGTCAATGAAGAACCACCTGGTCCGAGGACTGGAATCATGAGGCGTTGGGGAACAGTAAATTTAGAAGGCCGCGGATGAAGAGTCGGCATCATAATCGTCGTCCGCCGGTGCTGGGTGGTCGGGAAAGGAATCCGACGGTGACGGTGAGGGAAACCCGCAAAGAGATTGTTGTCTTTCTGGCGAATTCCGAGTGAGGGAACCTTCCTGAAACCCATGCTAGTTACTTGGCCCAGGACCAAACGGGTCAGGAAAAACCGGCCCATGTGAGAGGATACCACCCGCACCGGATACAAACATGGACTGGAAACCATTTCGAGGTCCAGCATGCCTTGAGAAGGCCAAATTATGAGTGGGCCTAGAAACATGAGAAGCAGGCAAGCCCAACACAATCTCCCTTTGTTGAGGAGGAGGAGATGGGTTGGGCTCAATTAACCAACCATGAGCTTGGGCCGCAGGAATCAAACCAAGACCAACAGATCCATCCCAACCAACATTAtgaggatccaaagaaatgGGCTGAACCTCAGCTTGTTTACCCTTGAGATCAGATTTTGGGCCCAAATAATCAGGCCAATCTTGAACAGGAGATCCATGATCAACTAATACCCCTTTACCTTTGTCACGATTAAGAGGTGGGGGAGGCAAGGGAAATGACGTGGCAGCATCAGATGAAAAAGGATGAACAGGCAAGGGTTGACCCAGAATACCCGAAATATACGTAACTGAATTTTGACACGTACCTGGGTTGACCTACGAACCTGGATTATCATGCAAGGCAGGCTGCTGGGTGTTATTGACATTACCACGTGTCTCTTGATGAGAAGCCTCGTCATCATTAATCCCAAATTCCTCCCTGATCCGACGACTAGCACCCATATCACGCCGAATAACTTGATTTCCATACCCACGAAAACCCGTTCGAGACCCGGCCGAGTAACGACCCGGAGATTGATTATCACGAGGCGTCGGTGGAGGAGCACCATCCGAAGAGTCAGAGTCTGATCCTGATCTATCAGACCCATCCTCATCCTCATGATCATGGTGACCATGCAGTGTAAAACGGACCTTAGTCGTCCAAATGGAGGGAGTGGGAAAAATACCTCGTATCGCATTTGAATATAACGGCGTATCCGTAGGACCATAAAGAACACGCAAACCACGTTCTTCAAATTTATGAAAGCGGTGCTCCAACAACGTGGTAATTGTGGATGGTGGCATACGACACGTGGTCAGACCGTGTCCGACAAAACCACACTTTTACAGAATCTGAAAATTCCTTCGTATTTAAATTGAACCCACGTAACTCGATTATCCAACGTGAGAAAGAAACACCCAAGAATAAGAGGAGAACCTAAGTTTACGCAACCGGAAATTGAGCTTCATCTACCATAGTTATGTCACCAACATGAGACAACAAATCAGACGCAACTTCAATAGTAGAGAACTGAAGGGGGAGACCTTCAACCTTCACCCAAAGCTCTCCATGGTTAAGGTTAAGATCCTTGACCACCATATCACCGCGCACACGTTGAAGAACAACCAAGCTCCCTTTAAAATGGACCCAGCCACGAACGTCCAAATCCTCAACATCTTCTTCATTTTGACATTGAAAAATTAAGTCTTCACCATATGCACGAACACGAACAGGCTGGCGAAGATGCCAGTGACGATCCACCATTTGTTGAATTAGGTTGAGCTCATACACACGAAAATCCCATACCCTACCAACCACAACACAGTCTCAATCTATTGGATCTTTTTCATGTATGGGAGGAGCGGTATCAACCAACACACCAATTCTATGAGGATAAACAAAGCTTGAAGGATTGAGATTAACCATGACAGGCGAAGAGGAGAAGAAAGAGTAACTAAGAGAAAGAGAGTGATAAAAAGGAGTAAAAGTAGACTGAATTTATACGAAGGAAACAGAGATAATTATGGAAAGTAAAAACAATTTATATTTATCTAGGTTTACTCGgttatttttgtttgattgCAGAAACAACACTGAAGATAAACATAGAAGGGGATAAAAAGATGAATTGATGGTAGACTACAGAGGATAGagttattttgtttgattgtagAGTAGGGCTGAAGAACATGTAGAACGGTAAAGGTGGAAGTAAAAGCACTTGATGTTCTCggtgtattttgtttgattacaAAAACCacacaagaaaaacaaaaaaagggaaaaaaaggaTAAGTTTCTAATAGACTATAGAGTCTAGGGACAGAATTATGTTTGTTTGTAGGGTAGGCCTCAAGAACATGCAGAACCGTTTGTAGAGAATACTCTCTCACTaactttttctctctctagagtTTTCAGAATTATTACACAATGTGTTACAGGTTGTGTTTGGTAATCTCATTAAATAAAGATGATAGatgaattttgaaataaaattggggttaaaatgaaaaggaaaaaaaaaaaaaaaaaaaaaactaggtaCCATTTTTGGTGAAGGATGAACGATGATATAAGATGAGAGGGATGGAGCAAAGGAGAGAGACGAGAGAGGAGGTGGAAGGATCGAGAATATGAGATGAGAGAATAGTACGTGACTTTTATTTTACTTGGATGATGTTAATGGTAGATGTTAACTAGGAGTAAATGGAGTATTAAGGTAAATTGTTGTGTATTTAGTAAGGACAAAGTAGTCAATTTACAAggaaatggtgcaatatttgtGAAATTTCCTAAAGAGGTATATGGTGCGATAAATTCGGAACGAAGAAAGTATATAAAAGTATAAATAGTGCAAACAGTCCAAGTGTTGTAGTTATTCAGGATGGGAAAATTGCAAAGTCAAGTTGCCCGTGTCATCACAAAGTCTACTCATTTCGCTCTTTATTAAAGGgaagaacaaaagaaaaccTTGAGCTTCCAAAATGCGGACATGCCACAAGCGCACAAAAAGAATGGCATGCAAGGGTACCTGTAAAACAAGGCAGTTTTAAAAGGGGGGAATACAGTTGCCGTTCTAACGAAAGCAAACTTCCTCAAGTAACTACAAAATTTGTAATCAGCTGTTTCTATTACGTTGCTGATCATACTACGATCATGATGAAACATTGATTGAGAACAGAGATAttcaaatcattaattaatacaCAATTCTACCATGAAATCTAAGGGGCTTTGGGGGTATGTATTTAATCAAAACAATAACATATCTACTCAATACGAACCCATTATTCCTGGTCATCCATGTCGGAGCACCAATATCGCCAATTTCATCCAAATAGTTAGCCATGTCAAGGTAAAAACATCTTGCAAAGCTACATCTTATTCCAGCTCCAGCCGCTTCTTCATGGCCTCATAAGCCAAATAAGTAATACTTGCAGATGGAATCACTTTTAAAAGATTGGGAAACAATCCTTTGTAAAATCCCCTTAATCTTTCCTTTTGATAAGTTGTCCAGAAAACTTCAGACATTCCAGCTTTTGACTGGCTAGCTTGCATTCTGTAAACAGGGATGACATTAGGGTAAATTAAAACTGCTATTTGGATCACATAGACTGATACTACAGCAGCAAATTTAGTCATATGAACAGCTGCGATATGACATGTAAGATATTATTAGAACTACAAAGCAAACATACACACATTAAGGCTCCGTCTCCCTTagaattttttttctctttttctatCCATCTCTCCTTTCctcttctattttatttttctcttgtaAGGAAACAAACACAGGAAAACTAACGGAGCCTTAATGTGTGTATGTTTGCTTTGTAAAGGGGATTTTACAAAGGATTGATTCTAAGAGTGTTTTATTCActaattttcacttatttttttcaAACTCATCTTATCTGAACCTATTAGAATTTATTttcgttataaattgtacttgcatAGCcctaagtggaaataaggtgaaataGAACAAAGCTTAACATGAAAATAAACCCAAGGAAAAAAAGGGCTCAAGGGTGAGCTAGAACCCTTCTCTTCAATTCCCTCCACTTCCCTTTTTTCTCTCCCTACACTCCAAATACATTAAGGGGGGTGTTTAGTTCACGGATTCTAAGTATGAGGTATGAGTTTAGAATGGTATAAACATATACCATGTGTTTGGTTGGAAAATTTAAGAGTTTCAAACCCCCAAGGTATGGGGTTTAGAAACCTAGGGGGAGGTGGGTTTGGCTCATATACTCCAGGTATCaaataaatggaaaaaatctaTCCCCAAATTGAACTAAGCACATGATATTAAGAATCAAGTTCCAAACCATACCAACTAAATATCATTCCTGATTCCAACCCCATCCCAGTGtgcgaaccaaacgccccctttaATATGCAAACCAACAGATAATATCCAATGAAACATTGACAAGGTTTGCCAATAGACATTGATGACTTACCTTGTCCTGACAACCTGCAATGGATAAACACAAGTTGCTCCGACAGCACCAGATATGGTTCCACAACCCAATTGCACAAGAGGTCCAGGTTCTGCAGATTACATAAAAGGTTCAGTTTGAAGGATGAACTATCAGAATAAGTAACTGACTTAAGCAGCCATCAGTTTTTGAACAAACAAATCACACTTTTATATTCAACTTACCATTATCATGAAGAAGGTGTGTTTTAGCCATATCCTTCAGTGTTTCATAAGCAGCAAGATCTATGCCCGCGTAAGGAATTATACCTAAAAGAGATGGGAAAAGGCCCTTGTAGAAAGCTCGTGACCCTTCTTTCACCCATATATCCCTTGTTAACGCACCTATTCTAGGTACTTTTCCATCCAGACATTCAAATGTCTGCAACCTCGTCTTCACAAGATCAATTGGATAAATTGTAGTCTGCGCAACAGCACCAGCTAGGCCACCAGCAACAAGGCGACCCATACCACCAATATCAGCCTTTTCTCCTCCTCTAGCATCCATTATGACACCTTTAAGCAATTCATATGTGTAAAATCTAATGGCGCTTTCAGGTGCCACCTTCACAACATTTAATCCATTGCCACGAAAAAATGCAGGAACCTTTCCTTCTTTCCATATTCTCCTTACTTCCGGCATGATACGAGCATCCGTCGTCTGAACTTGCAAACCCACTTTCAAACGATCCAAAGGAGCAGTAGCAGTGCGGGATGCAGCACCCGCAATACCTCCTGCGATTAAGTATCTGCCAGCATGGACATGCTTACTGACACCTTCTGGTATAACAGTTTGTTCGCCGATATCAACAAGACAGACCCTCTCCCAGTAATGATAGATATTTGCAATTGTTACTTCATGAGGATAAAGAAGAAGAA
This Spinacia oleracea cultivar Varoflay chromosome 6, BTI_SOV_V1, whole genome shotgun sequence DNA region includes the following protein-coding sequences:
- the LOC110792951 gene encoding calcium-dependent mitochondrial ATP-magnesium/phosphate carrier protein 2, with amino-acid sequence MEGKMKNDKDVKRCEGCNPVKKPGPVSMEHVLLALQETKDERELRIRSLFNFFDKASTGFLDNGQIETGLSALQIPSDYKYARDLLHVCDANKDGRVDYEEFRRYMDDKELELYRIFQTIDVEHNGCILPEELYDALLKAGIEINDEELALFVERVDKDNDGVITFEEWRDFLLLYPHEVTIANIYHYWERVCLVDIGEQTVIPEGVSKHVHAGRYLIAGGIAGAASRTATAPLDRLKVGLQVQTTDARIMPEVRRIWKEGKVPAFFRGNGLNVVKVAPESAIRFYTYELLKGVIMDARGGEKADIGGMGRLVAGGLAGAVAQTTIYPIDLVKTRLQTFECLDGKVPRIGALTRDIWVKEGSRAFYKGLFPSLLGIIPYAGIDLAAYETLKDMAKTHLLHDNEPGPLVQLGCGTISGAVGATCVYPLQVVRTRMQASQSKAGMSEVFWTTYQKERLRGFYKGLFPNLLKVIPSASITYLAYEAMKKRLELE